The genomic region GCAATAGCCTATCACAACTGGGGAAAGAGTGGTCATTTGTCATTTGTCATTTGTTGACGGTTGACAGTTGACAGTGAAGAAAGGGTGTGGGGTGTGGGGTGTGGGGTGTAGTGGACGGTCACTGGTCACTGCTCCCTCAGCTCCCTGCTCGTGCGCTCGTGCGCTCCCTTTTTTTTACTGACAACTGACTACAGGTGTAAGCACGATCTGTGTCAGGCTTTTAAAATCTATACAGAACTTCATAACTTAGGAGAATGGCATGGAATTGCGATCGCTTGGGACATCGGAGATTAAAATTACCCCTATTCTTATGGGAACCTGGTAAGCTGGTAAAGCTATGTGGGTAGGGATAGAGGATGCTGAAACTGTCAAAGCGATACGGGCAGCATTTGAGGCTGGTATTACGACCATAGATACGGCGGAAGTTTACGGACAAGGGCATTCAGAACAAATCGTAGCCCAAGCCCTCTCTGACGTGCGCGATCGCGCGATCTATGCCACGAAGGTATTTTCCAATCATTTAAAACACGACCAAGTTATTGAAGCGTGCGAGCAATCGCTGAAAAATCTCAATACAGATTATATCGATCTCTACCAAATTCACTGGCCCTCTGGTTCGTATAAAAGTGAAATTGTGCCGATTGAAGAGACGATGGGCGCTTTAAATACATTGAAACAGCAGGGTAAAATTCGGGCGATCGGCGTTTCTAATTTTTCCCGTACCCAACTAGCAGAAGCAGCCCAATACGGGCGGATCGATAGCGTTCAACCACCTTATTCTCTGTTCTGGCGCTGGGCAGAAAAAGATCTCACGCCCTATTGTGTAGAAAATAATATTTCTATCCTCGCCTACTCTCCTTTAGCACAAGGGCTGCTGACGGGAAAATTCGGACCCGAACACAAATTTCATCCCGACGATCATCGCAATAAGAATCGGTTGTTTCAGGGAGAAAATTACGTGCGGGCGCAACAAGCTTTAGATCGACTGCGCCCAATTGCCGAAAAACATCAAATCTCGTTAGCTAATCTAGCGATCGCTTGGTTAATTGCCCAACCGCAAACCAATGCGATCGTTGGGGCGAGAAACGCCGAACAAGCGGCTGCTAATGCTAAAGCCGCAGATGTCTATCTCTCGCCGGAAGAGTTACAGGAAATTGATGCGATCGGCAGAAGCGTCACCGATCGTTTAGATGAAAACCCTGTTATGTGGAATTTTGATGTTTGATGGTTGATGGTTAGCCGTCAGCATTGCTTAACATTGCGCGAATTTGGAGAGATTTCACAACTTTTTAATTTTAGTAAATAGTAGGTTGTGGTAGGAAGATAGCAGTGCTACTTTAGATGCATAGGACACAAACAAAAACAAAAAACAAATCTATCGGGCAATGACCTAGTGTCCCCTGTCAAAAGCCCACTTGCGATCGCTCAAGCATAGACCTAGAGGTAAATCACTCAAGAGTGAAAGTAGCCAACCTACGGTCTGGAAAGACGCAACTATGCTAGAGATCCAAGAGTTGTTCACCTTAGTTGTTGTGCATTAATTGAGTCTGCTTTGAACGAATTAAATCCAACCTACGTTGTAAGGGGTCTAGCAGTACTAGCTAGACCCCAAAAAGTTTTTACGCGATCGGTGTAGAGACGTTACATGTAACGTCTCTACACCTACGCCGCAACATGTTTTTCAACGGCGGAAACTAAAGTCTCCGTCCAATGGTGGGTGAGTTCGCTACAGGCGGCTTCGACCATGACGCGGATTACGGGTTCCGTACCGGAGGCGCGGACTAGGATGCGACCGCGATCGCCCATTGCGGCTTCGGCTTGGGCGATCGCATTTTGTAGGGGTTCGCACTGTTGCCAATTCATCCGGCGATCGCGGTTTTCAACTCGCACGTTGCGTAATAGTTGCGGATAGGTTTGAAAGCTTTGGTCTACTAATTGGGTTAAAGAGACCCCTGCCTGTCTAACCAATGCAGCTAAGTGAAGGGCAGTTAATAAACCATCCCCAGCAATACCATAGTGACGGCAAAGGATATGCCCCGACTGTTCTCCGCCTAACATACCTCCAGTTCGTACCATTTCTGCTTGTACGTATTGGTCGCCTACAGTCGTCCGAATCAGTTTACCACCCTGCTTTTGCCACGCCCGCTCGAAACCTAAGTTCGCCATGACAGTAGAAATAATCAGGTTATCTGGCAACTTTTGCGCTTGTCGCAAGGTTTGACCCCACAAATAAAGGATGTAGTCACCATCGACAGGTCTACCTTGACAATCGACTGCTAGCACTCGGTCGGCATCCCCATCAAAGGCAAATCCCAGGTGGGCTGAATTTTGGTTTACAGCTGATTTCAGCAGTCCGAGGTGAGTAGAACCGCAATTAACGTTAATGCGATCGCCATCGGGTCGATCGTGCAAACAAATTACCTCTGCACCTAGATCGCGGAACAAACTCGGCGCTAGCCCAACTGCTGCCCCCCAAGCCAGGTCTAGTACGACACGCATTCCGCTAAAATCGCCATGATTGGGCGATAGCGGCATTTTTAAAGATTCGACGTATTTTTGAACTAACTCCGGTCGTCGAACATAATATCCCTGACCTTGAATAGAGGTGGGTACTGCCTTTCCTCTGATCCCTGCTTCAATTGCTTCTTGTAAGGGTTGAGAAAGTTTAGCGCCATTGCTGCCAAAAATTTTAATTCCGTTGTCTTCTGGGGGGTTGTGGCTGGCAGAGATCATGACTCCACCTGTAGCATTGCTGGCACTGGTGAGATAGGCAACGCCAGGAGTCGGACATAGACCGATATGCCAAACATCTAGTCCCGCAGCTATAAGACCTTGAGATAAGGCAGTTGCTAGCATTTCACTCGAATTTCTGGAGTCTTGCCCCACGATAACCGGACTGAGATCGTTGTCAGTCTGCTGCTGTAAAACTTGACCCGTCCAGAAACCTACCTGCCAAGCCAAAGCTTCATCGAGTAAATCTCCTACTCGTCCCCGAATGCCATCCGTACCAAATAAAGCTGTAGCGGGAAGATCGAGTTGCGAGTTGCTATTTGATAGTATATTTGTTTTATTTTGGCGATCGCGTCTATAATTTTGCTTTAGCATAAAAATTTTTACTCCTGACTCCTCACTCAATACCCACGTTTGGAGAATAACACTTCCTTAAAATTTTCGGTAGATTTTTGTAAAACAAAAATATTTTTAGTAGTTTTTTAGTGCTACTCTTAGTAGACTTTATCCGCAATCCTACTATCTCTGCGTGGAGACAGAGCAATAGAAGGCGTAATTTTATTTAAAATTTAAATTTGTTTGCTTAAATTTGTTTGCCAGCAGAAAGTTGAGCGCTAGACTCCCAACGCTGTAAGTAGCGGTTGAAATTCCTCCCAAGTCAGCCCCTGCTGGATATATTGGGGAGACTGAGGATTGTAGGGACTGGCGACGCGATCGATCGCCACAATCCTCGCCGTATCTGGAATGACTGGAACGTCTGGATCGAAGGCTGTAGGACTGGTTAACGAACTGGAGAAACCTTTGAAGATGGCAATGCGATCGCTAACACCGTCAATTTCCACAGTGACGATCAAAACCTCTTGCTTAGCGATCGCCGAATATTTTTCCAGCCGTTTTCCTACAGAATCTATCATTGTCTGACTGCAAATCGTCCTTGTTTACCTAGTTTAAGGAAAACAAAATAGATTAAGTACAAGACGTAAACAACTAAACCCATGCCACCAATAACGCCGAGGAAACCTGGTTGCGTGTTTGGATGAAAGATATCTTTATAGACCAAAGGAACTTCCAGCCAAGCTTGACACAACGGATCTTGCAGGAACTTGTCTGAAAAGGCACACTGCAAACTTGGTAATTGCGCGATCGCGCCGATGATACAATAAAGCGTCACCGCCCAGCGCCAAGCATTAAAGCTGAGTTTCAAAGCACTACCTGGCAGGTCTTCAATTTCTTCATTTAGATCGATCCAAAACCAGAGGGACAAGGGAATGAGAATGCGTGACATCAATCC from Chroococcidiopsis sp. SAG 2025 harbors:
- the glmM gene encoding phosphoglucosamine mutase, translated to MLKQNYRRDRQNKTNILSNSNSQLDLPATALFGTDGIRGRVGDLLDEALAWQVGFWTGQVLQQQTDNDLSPVIVGQDSRNSSEMLATALSQGLIAAGLDVWHIGLCPTPGVAYLTSASNATGGVMISASHNPPEDNGIKIFGSNGAKLSQPLQEAIEAGIRGKAVPTSIQGQGYYVRRPELVQKYVESLKMPLSPNHGDFSGMRVVLDLAWGAAVGLAPSLFRDLGAEVICLHDRPDGDRINVNCGSTHLGLLKSAVNQNSAHLGFAFDGDADRVLAVDCQGRPVDGDYILYLWGQTLRQAQKLPDNLIISTVMANLGFERAWQKQGGKLIRTTVGDQYVQAEMVRTGGMLGGEQSGHILCRHYGIAGDGLLTALHLAALVRQAGVSLTQLVDQSFQTYPQLLRNVRVENRDRRMNWQQCEPLQNAIAQAEAAMGDRGRILVRASGTEPVIRVMVEAACSELTHHWTETLVSAVEKHVAA
- a CDS encoding DUF3177 family protein — encoded protein: MQSDIWFRPLIWMDFRLALLFTVIAPLVLVIWAFVRKVKPIQHLLAIYWRVASLLAIALYVSIAPFQVGFLAGLMSRILIPLSLWFWIDLNEEIEDLPGSALKLSFNAWRWAVTLYCIIGAIAQLPSLQCAFSDKFLQDPLCQAWLEVPLVYKDIFHPNTQPGFLGVIGGMGLVVYVLYLIYFVFLKLGKQGRFAVRQ